The genomic segment GACAGCCTGCGGGGATGCTGAATTCGCGGATGAGCGCCGTTTTGGTAATTAAAAGCCTCGGATGCGCCGTTTCCCGCCGATGAACGAGCTCGCCTGCCAGCAGGTGCGCGAGACCCGGCAGCGGGGTGTCAGGCGGCACTTCATGCAGGTTGATTTTTTTACCATACCCATACAGGTTGCCATCGCGTGCAATGAGCGGCTTATAGACAAGGCGATGGTTGCGCCGTTTGAGGTTTGCCGGAAGGTCATCGAGGAGATAGTAAGTATCAGTACGGTGTTTGGTTTTAAACTGTGTGAGTTCCAGAAAGGATGCATCAAGCCCCTGCAGAAGAATGGGGCGGTCGTGTGGCCAAAACCAGCGCATTTCCCAGCGCAGCGAACCTTTAGGCAGGTCGGTGTTCGGCGGAAAGCCAAAGGCTGTTCCCGTTGTTTCAAAGTTCCAGAACAGACGAGTGTTCATGCGGTTCCTGTGGCTATTCCCATGCCCTTTTATAACGAGTATACTCGGCCTTTAGCTTGTTGTTAATAAATGATTTTGATGCCCCATTGACAGGGAGAACAGGGAATGATGCTGACACTCGGAATGTTTCTTATCTGGTTTATCTTTACCGTTGCCGTTCTTGCGAATCAGTGGGGGAAGCATGTCTGGACCGCAGGTTCTATTCTCTGGCTGCTGGCACTGGCTTTTATTGCTAAAACCTCTACGTTTACCGATATGCTGTTCTGGGGTGGCATTGTCATTACTATCGCTGTCCTCTATGTAGAACCGCTGCGCATGTGGATTGCCGACCGCCTGTTTCAGCACGCACGAAAATCCGTTCCTAAACTCTCGAGCACGGAAGAAGAAGCCCTCAACGCGGGGGATACCTGGCTTGAGCAGGATATATTTACCGCCAGCCTCGACTGGGAGCGTCTGCAAAAGGTGCGCACAACACTCACGGAGGAAGAGCAGGCCTTTCTGGATAACGAAACCAATACGCTTTGCGCCATGGTGGATGAGTGGTCGGTCCGACAGTCCCATGACCTGCCGGAGGATGTCTGGCAATACATGAAGGAAAAACGTTTTTTTGGCATGGTTATTCCGAAGGAATACGGCGGCCTTGGATTTTCGGCACGCGCGCACTCTGAGGTGGTGATGAAGCTTGCTACCCGTTCTGGCGCGGCGGCGGTCACTGTCATGGTGCCAAACTCTCTGGGGCCAGGTGAACTCTTGTGCTATTACGGTACGGAAGAACAAAAACAGCGCTGGTTGCCGCGCCTTGCCAGCGGCGAAGAGATTCCCTGCTTTGCACTTACTGAACCAACAGCCGGCAGTGATGCCACGTCTATTCAGTCTAAAGCCATTGTGATGGCGCGCGAGGTGAATGGCGAGCGGGTACTGGGGCTCTCGGTTACGCTTGAAAAACGCTGGATAACTCTGGCACCTGTAGCAACGCTTGTCGGTCTTGCGGTTCAACTTCATGACCCTGACAAACTGCTAGAAGGTGTGGGATGTGAGGGTATTACCTGTCTATTAATTCCCCGCGACACCAAAGGTCTTGAAATTGGCAACCGCCATTTGCCGGCCGACCAGCCCTTCATGAACGGAACCCTGCGCGGGAAAGACCTCTGGGTTCCCATCGACAGTATTATCGGCGGGCAGAAAAACGCGGGCCTCGGCTGGAAAATGCTGGTAGAGTGCCTTTCTATCGGTCGTTCGATTTCGCTGCCGGCTCTTGGAGCGGGTACCTCAACCGTATCGTATCTCGCCACCAGCGCGTTTGCGCGCATCCGTCGTCAGTTCGGGGTTGAGATTGGCCAATTTGAGGGCGTGGCAGAGAAACTCGCTGAAATTGGCGGCCTTAATTATCTCATCAACGCGACCCGGCTCCTGACCGTTGCGGCCGTTAACGAACACAAAAAACCCTCGGTAGCTTCGGCTATTGCAAAGTATTTTAATACCGAGTTTGCGCGTATTGTTATCAATAATGCCATGGATATTCATGGCGGGCGCGCTGTAGTGGTCGGGCCCCGCAACTATACGACTGGCCTTTATCAGAGCATTCCCATTTCCATTACTGTTGAAGGCGCCAACATCATGTCGCGCAACCTGCTCATTTTTGGTCAGGGCTCGATGGCGTGTCATCCGTTTATCCGCGATGAGTTTTATGCCATTGCACGCGATGATAAGGCCGCATTTCGCAAGGCCATCTGGGGACACATCAGCTACTTCATGACAAATTTCGGCAAAACAGTCACATCTGCCTTTACAGGTGGTGGCTTTATCAAAGTTCCTGCGGGACCTTTCAGCAGCGCATACTCGAACCTGTCCCGTTTGTCAGAAGCCTTCGCGTGGATTGCTGATCTTGCATTGATTGTGCTGGGCGGTGATTTGAAGCGGCGTGAACGCCTTTCCGCCCGCCTTGCGGATGCCATGTCTTACCTGTACATGGCAATGGCGGTCATTCGGGTTGCTGAAGAACACAATGCCGATGCTGAAGAATCACTGCATGCGCATTGGGCGCTGCAATATTGCTTCCACCATGCTGAAAAGGCCATGCTTGCGTTCTGCCGGGAATTTCCGGTTCGCCCGCTTGGAATATTGGCGCGTTTTATCGCGTTTCCCTATGGACAGCGCATGCGCGTTCCCGGCGACAGGCTTGAGGCAAAACTTGCAAAAGCCATGATGGGCAATAACAGCTATCGTAACCGCCTCATAAAGGACGCCTATTTGTCTGGCAATC from the Legionella geestiana genome contains:
- a CDS encoding acyl-CoA dehydrogenase, encoding MTLGMFLIWFIFTVAVLANQWGKHVWTAGSILWLLALAFIAKTSTFTDMLFWGGIVITIAVLYVEPLRMWIADRLFQHARKSVPKLSSTEEEALNAGDTWLEQDIFTASLDWERLQKVRTTLTEEEQAFLDNETNTLCAMVDEWSVRQSHDLPEDVWQYMKEKRFFGMVIPKEYGGLGFSARAHSEVVMKLATRSGAAAVTVMVPNSLGPGELLCYYGTEEQKQRWLPRLASGEEIPCFALTEPTAGSDATSIQSKAIVMAREVNGERVLGLSVTLEKRWITLAPVATLVGLAVQLHDPDKLLEGVGCEGITCLLIPRDTKGLEIGNRHLPADQPFMNGTLRGKDLWVPIDSIIGGQKNAGLGWKMLVECLSIGRSISLPALGAGTSTVSYLATSAFARIRRQFGVEIGQFEGVAEKLAEIGGLNYLINATRLLTVAAVNEHKKPSVASAIAKYFNTEFARIVINNAMDIHGGRAVVVGPRNYTTGLYQSIPISITVEGANIMSRNLLIFGQGSMACHPFIRDEFYAIARDDKAAFRKAIWGHISYFMTNFGKTVTSAFTGGGFIKVPAGPFSSAYSNLSRLSEAFAWIADLALIVLGGDLKRRERLSARLADAMSYLYMAMAVIRVAEEHNADAEESLHAHWALQYCFHHAEKAMLAFCREFPVRPLGILARFIAFPYGQRMRVPGDRLEAKLAKAMMGNNSYRNRLIKDAYLSGNPEQPLDRMEHALQQIIRNAGLYERVPEMRRVGAWDVKAFLNTKVADGKLSAAEAKALLDVEKARWDAILVDEFTPASMKKMHFQSCVGKYPSPFDDKA